One Staphylococcus ratti DNA segment encodes these proteins:
- the fabI gene encoding enoyl-ACP reductase FabI, which produces MMNLEGKTYVIMGIANKRSIGFGVAKVLDELGAKLVFTYRKERSFNELDKLIDQLNQKEKHVYQIDVQSDEDVEKGFERIGQEVGKIDGVFHSIAFARVEELRGRYSETSRDGFLLAQDISSYSLTIVAREARKIMNDGGSIVTSSYIGGEFAVPNYNVMGIAKASLEASVKYLAADLGQDNIRVNCISAGPIKTLSSRGVGNFTSILKEIEQRAPLQRNVNQEEVGKTAAYLLSDFSSGVTGENIHVDAGYHAIR; this is translated from the coding sequence GTGATGAATTTAGAAGGTAAAACGTATGTTATTATGGGCATCGCAAATAAAAGAAGTATTGGATTTGGTGTCGCAAAGGTTTTAGATGAACTTGGGGCAAAGCTCGTTTTTACGTACAGAAAAGAGCGCAGTTTTAATGAATTGGATAAATTAATTGACCAGTTGAATCAAAAAGAAAAACATGTTTATCAAATTGATGTTCAAAGTGATGAAGACGTTGAAAAAGGTTTCGAACGCATCGGACAAGAGGTTGGAAAAATTGATGGCGTGTTCCACTCTATTGCTTTTGCACGTGTGGAAGAACTTCGTGGCCGTTATTCAGAAACATCACGTGACGGTTTCTTATTAGCACAAGATATTAGTTCATATTCTTTAACAATCGTAGCTCGAGAAGCGCGTAAAATTATGAATGACGGTGGAAGTATCGTAACATCTTCATATATTGGAGGAGAATTTGCAGTACCAAATTACAATGTAATGGGTATTGCTAAAGCAAGTTTAGAAGCGAGCGTGAAATATCTTGCTGCTGATTTAGGACAAGATAATATTCGTGTCAATTGTATTTCTGCGGGACCTATTAAAACATTAAGCTCACGTGGTGTAGGTAATTTTACATCAATCTTAAAAGAGATTGAGCAACGTGCACCGTTACAACGTAATGTGAACCAAGAAGAAGTTGGTAAAACAGCGGCATATTTATTAAGTGATTTCTCAAGTGGTGTCACTGGCGAAAATATTCATGTTGACGCAGGCTATCATGCCATTCGTTAA